In a genomic window of Vigna angularis cultivar LongXiaoDou No.4 chromosome 6, ASM1680809v1, whole genome shotgun sequence:
- the LOC108341756 gene encoding elongation factor 1-gamma encodes MALILHAIKRNKNVFKTLIAAEYSGVQLEFAPDFEFSVSNKTPEFLKMNPLGKFPVLETPDGPVFESNAIARYVARLNGDNALYLSTPIDNARIDQWIDFSTLEIDSNILKLYLPRFGYAPYLPPAEEAANSALKRAFGALNTHLASNTYLVGDSVTLADIITTCNLYLGFTEILVKSFTSEFPHVERYFWTLVNQPNFRKILGQVKQTDVVPPVQSAKKPAQPKESKPKPKDEPKKVAKPEPEKPKEEAEEEAPKPKPKNPLDLLPPSKMILDEWKRLYSNTKTNFREVAIKGFWDMYDPEGYSLWFCDYKYNDENTVSFVTLNKVGGFLQRMDLARKYAFGKMLVIGSQAPFKVKGLWLFRGQEIPQFVIDECYDMELYEWTKVDISDETQKERVNQMIEDYEPFEGEPLLDAKCFK; translated from the exons ATGGCTCTG ATCCTGCATgcaatcaaaagaaacaaaaatgttttcaagACTCTCATCGCAGCAGAGTACAGTGGCGTCCAACTGGAATTTGCCCCTGATTTCGAGTTTTCTGTCTCCAACAAAACTCCTGAATTCCTCAAAATGAATCCTCTTGGAAAG TTTCCTGTGTTGGAAACACCCGATGGTCCAGTCTTCGAAAGCAATGCTATTGCTCGTTACG TTGCTCGGCTCAATGGTGACAACGCATTGTACCTGTCTACTCCCATTGATAAT GCCCGCATCGACCAGTGGATTGATTTTTCAACTTTGGAGATTGATTCTAATATTCTCAAATTGTACCTACCAAGGTTTGGATACGCTCCATACCTTCCACCG GCCGAGGAGGCTGCAAATTCTGCGTTGAAGAGAGCATTCGGGGCCTTGAACACTCACCTTGCATCCAATACGTACCTGGTTGGTGATTCCGTCACCCTTGCTGACATCATAACGACATGCAACCTGTATTTGGGTTTCACCGAGATCTTAGTTAAGAGCTTCACTTCGGAGTTCCCTCATGTTGAGAGATACTTTTGGACCTTGGTCAACCAGCCCAATTTCCGCAAGATATTAGGTCAGGTTAAGCAAACCGACGTTGTTCCACCTGTTCAATCTGCGAAGAAGCCTGCCCAGCCTAAGGAGTCGAAACCCAAACCTAAGGATGAGCCGAAGAAAGTGGCTAAGCCAGAGCCAGAGAAGCCCAAAGAAGAGGCAGAAGAGGAGGCAcccaagcccaagcccaaaaatccCCTTGATCTTCTTCCTCCAAGCAAGATGATATTGGATGAGTGGAAAAGACTCTACTCAAACACCAAGACCAACTTCCGCGAGGTTGCAATCAAAG GATTTTGGGACATGTATGATCCAGAGGGTTATTCTCTCTGGTTCTGTGATTACAAATACAACGACGAGAACACTGTTTCCTTTGTGACATTAAACAAGGTTGGTGGTTTTCTTCAGCGGATGGATCTGGCTCGCAAGTATGCTTTTGGAAAGATGCTTGTAATTGGATCACAGGCACCATTTAAGGTGAAGGGGTTGTGGCTTTTCCGCGGGCAAGAGATTCCACAATTTGTGATTGACGAGTGTTATGATATGGAGCTGTACGAGTGGACCAAGGTTGACATCTCTGACGAAACTCAGAAAGAGCGGGTAAATCAGATGATTGAGGATTATGAACCATTTGAGGGAGAGCCTCTTCTGGATGCTAAGTGCTTCAAGTGA
- the LOC108343547 gene encoding ras-related protein RABA2a: MGRGAEEEYDYLFKVVLIGDSGVGKSNLLSRFTRNEFCLESKSTIGVEFATRTLEVEGRSVKAQIWDTAGQERYRAITSAYYRGALGALLVYDVTKPTTFENVSRWLKELRDHADVNIVIMLIGNKTDLKHLRAVATEDAQGYAEKEGLSFIETSALEATNVEKAFQTILSEIYRIISKKSLSSTPHPASSTVKEGKTITVRESQSTTTTTPCCTSS, translated from the exons atgggtCGTGGAGCAGAGGAAGAGTACGATTATCTGTTCAAGGTTGTGCTGATCGGGGATTCGGGTGTTGGAAAATCGAATCTTCTGTCCCGATTCACTCGGAACGAGTTCTGTCTGGAGTCGAAGTCGACGATTGGCGTGGAATTCGCTACTCGGACTCTGGAG GTGGAGGGACGAAGCGTGAAAGCTCAGATATGGGACACGGCTGGACAGGAACGATACAGAGCCATTACCAGTGCCTACTACCGTGGTGCCCTCGGAGCTCTTCTTGTCTACGACGTCACAAAACCAACTACATTCGAAAACGTCAGCCGGTGGCTCAAGGAGCTCAGGGATCACGCCGATGTCAACATCGTCATCATGCTCATCGGTAACAAGACAGATCTGAAGCATCTCAGAGCTGTTGCCACCGAAGATGCCCAAGGTTATGCTGAGAAGGAGGGTCTCTCTTTCATCGAGACATCTGCTCTTGAAGCTACTAATGTCGAAAAGGCTTTCCAGACCATTCTCTCCGAGATCTACCGCATAATCAGTAAGAAATCACTCTCCTCCACTCCTCACCCTGCATCTTCCACTGTTAAAGAAGGCAAGACCATCACAGTTCGCGAATCCCAATCCACCACTACAACCACCCCTTGTTGTACTTCCTCCTGA